A stretch of DNA from Oryza brachyantha chromosome 9, ObraRS2, whole genome shotgun sequence:
aaattaaaataaggagaaaaaaaagagaaaaattggGCCATCTACATGTAAGGCCGTTACAAGCATAGTCCAGTAGCGAATGTTGTAGTGTCAGGAGAGGATTATTATATATGCCAGATTACCGGACCAATCGTGCCTTGGACAGGGGCCGAAGAAACTCCAACGTTGTAGGTGCAATCCAAATAGGAAATATATACGGTAGAAACCACGTCTTAGGTGAGAACTTTGAAAGTTTTCACGTAAGTTTCCAAAAAATCACATGTGTAGACGGCCATGCAAAATTTCTTGATAAACTACTTCATTtgtcagataaaaaaaagcaaatggCATCCAacactatttatgttttgtgtCCTCTTTCATTTGTTAATTTTACATCTCACAAACAAAAttgtctttgtttttattacTTTCTAGTGGATACCACCGCTTGTCAAAGATGAGCCCACCAAAGCACCTTATTGATGGCAAACGAGGTGATAAGGGCTACAAGCTATATAACCACATATGTCTTCTATCTCCCAAATGCCACCACACCAGTCGGTACAACCGGTGGTGGCAAGTGGCATATGCATGTGAGTGAGAGGAGTTTCTATGGACGATGACTCTAAAGATCCTATATGGGGGACGGGGATTGAGATCCTATAACCCAATACTCTCATATCAACTTGTCTCTTATGATGACACCAATAATGATATCTCTCTCATAAATCGGTGATATGTATATAGACCCAACAGAAACACTAACAACACATGTATGAAATGAAGGACCTTGGTATAATCTCAATGCCATATATTTATCATCCAGCTTTTATGGCGGTATTGGCCAATGTTTCATGAGTATATGCCTATCTCTATCCCCggtattttagaaaaagaaattttactgCCTCAATGATAATTTGTCAATTGCCATAGATCACATCACGTACTCGCTCTGTCCAAGAAAAACAACATCTGATAATGTAATATTGTATTGTTCAGATACATCCACGAAAGTTGATTCATTTTAGACCAAAGGTGCATGCTTGGATCCGTCCAGATCGCTTGTATCACGTTGTATGATGCTTCCTCTTACTTCCTTTTTTCATGACGTAATGTCTTCGAGCCTTTCGTATATTCAcatagatactaataaatataggtatatataaaaatgatatacaATTATTAATGATTGAATATAGACATGGCTCCCATAAAGTGTTACAATATGAAAATGAGACGGTAATATTTACTACATATTCTTGCCCCTTCACTCATTCcatatttaccttttttttaaccttagtctctactaaataatatagaaatatttatattttggatttgaaaataataataataaaaacagtCCAAAGTGACATTATTTGCTCAAGAAAAGATCggttataaaaaagaaagaaaaatgtaggTTATTCATCCTCATTGAACGAGTTCGACGTCATGTAATACCGacatatattctttttttatttcgagCGCGTACTTTTCGAAATACTATACGgtacaatttttataaaaaaattcataaaaagcTGCCTAGAAATCATATCAACTCAtcttacaaatattttatagctaataattaattaatcatcgtATACTAATCGCTGTTACTTATCGGAGTATTTTCTTTCGTCGGTTATTTAGCCAACAAACAAACGCGGGCTTCGTCGCTGTTCCGATTCGCCGGCGGTCGATTCCTCGGCGCTCCGACCCCCCCTTCTCCATGGACGGGAGGAATGGAGCCTCTTCTCCAGCACCACAGATCCGGTTTGGGCCGCCGGGAGGAGTCAATCCCACCTTCTttgcgccgtcgctcgccgagggcccgcggcggcgccaccactTGAGCTCCGattgcggctgcggcggcgggaggacgGTCCCTAATCAGGTACTCCAATCTCTTCTCCCCCCTTCCTCCCGTGGGATCCCAATTCATCCGTATGTGAAATCACGCTGTGCTGGTACTGCTGCCTTCCAACGATgagtttttttccccttttttttgtctttgtttTTGATTATTGGGGtagcataaatgaaaaaaaattagttttgtaCTATATTACAttcgaaaaagaaaatactacaGTTTACTAGTTTACTCCGaagaaaatagttaaaaaGTGGCTGATGGAGAGCAAAGGTTGTGATATTCATCACACGCCAGATCCTGATGCAAGTTAATGCTTTATTCCATCTGTCCAGAAATTTGTATCAATGGATGACTTGTTGGAGTGCATGCTTTTCATAAATCTAAGCAAGCCTTTTATAGACCAATGCAAACTTATGGTAAATTATGAAAATGggtattctaaaaaaaaacagcgtCATTTTTAGTCCTgacaaaattatatgtatctCCATCATCCTGACTAGTCAATTAAGATGCAGAAATTAATGTTTCCGCAAATCCTTAACACAGAAAGACCTTCATCTGTTTGGGTGTGGCAACTTTTTTTAAACTGGTTGTTTATTTCAGTTTCCTAAGGATTTGAATCCAAATCCCCAATATTAAACGTTCCCTTTGTGTAAAAAATTACTGTATCACTCCCTTTATTCATGTTTGCTTATTTATATAACATTAGAGTACTCTTTGCTTATTTCAATTACATTATAGTAGTAACGGGAGTAGTGGTCCTAACAGGACAATATCTTGACTTGCTGCTTTATCATACTGATAGTTCGACCAGTGAGCCAGTGATTGACAAACAAATGTCAAAACAGTATATGCATAACTGCATTCACTCGAGCAAATCGACATATGtcacagaaaataaaaactacagTCCTCACATGTCACACCAAGAACAGATattgtgattaatattataGCGGATGCTGTCAcagtgaaaattttaattcttgGATCCTGGTACTGCAACTGCCTCTTCACAACTTTTAACACAGTCTTTGTTCACCTGATTCAAAGTGGCAAATATTTTAGTAATCAGTGATCAGATATAACTTAATCTGGATAACCTTCCATCTATCAGCTGTTTTTAGAGAGAGAATGTggtttaataattcaaatagtGAAGTTTACTGATATAAGggaataaataaaacatatgatGTGCTTAATGAGTAATGACACAGCATCTTTCATAGTAATGTTGCAAGTGAATCTCCAAATTCGACATGGTTAAAACTATATCTGACAGAGAAGTCAAATGCAGAACCATGAACAGtcacttaaaattaaaactaatatgCCTTCAGACCTTGTAATTTTCATTAATAGAAATAGCAAACACTTAAAACTAACAACTAAAGATATATGTTTACATGGCAaatctttaataaataaacaaagatggtctttaataaaaagtaaacCCAAGTTAGTTAACCATAGTTAACTGAGAGCAGCAGATTGTGATAATCATTGTACACATCCAGATTCTGATGCAAGTTAATGTTTTATTCCATCTGTCCAGAAATTTTTATCAATGGATGACTTGTTGGAATGCAAAAGGCAAATAGAGAAGAGTAACGCGGCGGGAACTTCCCGAGATGAAGGTATTTCAGAACATGAAAACGAGGAAGACGAGCACCTTAAAGAATGAAATCGACTTTTGACAAGCTGTGCCTTTGCTTAGACAAGCAGGAACGTCTAGTTCAAGAAATTGAAGTTCTGATGGAAGATGATAAAAAGTATGTAGTTCAGTTCATTGTTTGGATAGACcttttttgttccttttcctaattatgtttcttttttacatACAGGTCTGATCAAGCCCAACAATTCATGGTGGCAATCCCCAGCTTCATCTGTATTGGTCTTATTCTTGATAGAATGCGTATTTTGGTTGACTCAAATATCCTCTACATTTGTTTTCTCCCTGCCACATTTTACTTTTCAAACTGCCCCCACAGCTCCCATCATTTGCCACTAACTCAGTAtatggtagaaaaaaaatgcacaatAGATAAGAATAATACTCATATAATTTGGATAACCCGTTACAACACACTTGTATCTTGCTAGTAGTAATATTAAATAGTGgccaaaattgtttttaaaaccATGTCTCTAAAATGCTAAGTAGTATTATGGAACCGGGTAAAGTAATATTTTCATGTGAACGGAAATGCTTTTTTTGCTGCAAACAAAGTCTGTATCTGAATCGGGCGCTAATAGAAAATAAGTCATCATTTTTCTCATAGGCTGCAAAATTACACattaatcgaaaaataaaaaatagggaTTGATGAGAAATAGAactttgaaattaaaaataaaaaaaattaaaagagtccatgtgtaaatattgtTTGGAAAAGCCCAAAATTcagaattaaattaaaaaaataatattgagtgaagagtctatctataaatataatttagaaacatctaaaattctagttaaaaataagtaatattaagagaaagagtcgacatataaatacaattagatgtatctaaaaaaatagaaaaatgagtCTACATGTTCGCCCTTACAGGCTAGAAAATACCACATTAAgcgaaaaacaaaaaataggaTCCGACTAGAAATGGGCTttcggaattaaaaataaagaaaagtaaaaaaagagtccatgaGCAAATACAGttttaaaatccaaaatttagaataaaaatttaaagataattaatattgagtGAAGAGGGCCCATTTACAAATACGATTtggaaacatataaaattctggttaaaaataagtaatattaagagaaaaattcaacatataaataaaatttagaagtatataaatttatattaaaaataaatattgtaaaaaagaGGTCATCTACCAGTacaattttaaagaaaaatctgaaattcaaattacaagttagaaaaatagttaatatcGACATAAAAACTCATAGATAGATTGCGGGCCACCACGCTAGTTACACTTATTATAGcggcatatatataattcccCTAACTATTATAGTGTACCAAACAACCTTTAAtcttgtcttatttaaatggcaaaactaaaaatcccataatttcttgaaaaagcCTTCCTCGTCGGGGACAGGAGAAGGAGCGGGGCTCACGTTGGAGAGGATCCGCCGGCTACTGCTGTTCTAGGTTATATCCATCTATGTACATGCTGCGCTAAGAGGATGGACACCACTAAGGTAATCTCCTCTCACAACTTATGGGAatttcctcctctctttcgTTTTCCCCTagataccttttttttaaaaaaaatctatatacaaCTTTAAATGTTGGTAGTGGTGGCCACGGCCCCtgccactgacatgtgggcctatAATGTTAGAGTTGGGAGAGAGATGCACACTCCCATTGTTTTGAAGTTGCAAttgcttataagacaaattttaaaatttaaaattttattttgcactTGATTTTGTGGCCTTCTCATTctggtttattttacagcttTTATTTTAGAGTCGTTaaggaaacatatataaaagtttatttgcaatttttttgtttgcaaaaatacagttttgttttttcctctaAAAAGGAAAACGCTAGGAGCCGCGGTACTAGGAGGAGATGTGAGAGGATCTTCTTTTCAAAACGTGCTTGATGCAATTTTTTAGAGAATGGAGATGTTTAGACGGCcatgatgtgatttttttttttgggaaatcCCGTTGCAATGCATGTATATTTAGCTagtaaaacaaaaacaaacacatGCACTCTTCTTTAATTAAGATAGACGGCAACAGATTTTTTTCCGAGACATGTTGATTTCTTCTGATTGAACAACATATTGTGAGTTTACGGCCTGCAATTTGATTTAACACATGTTCTTCTCGGCCTTTTCGTTTCTTGTAATCATGCTCGTGGTTCATTGCatattgtagtttttttttctttaatgcaGTACAAACCTTTATGATTACTCTTCTCTTGCTATTCACTTATTCTGATATGAATAGTCTGGTTTAGCTACCTAGGCATTTATGGAGTATAAACATGCTTCTTTTAAAGGAAGTAGCTTCATTCCACATTCATTTCGATTGTGATGATTTGGTTGTcttcaaattaatttgttaccTCCAcattcattttcatttaattGCTTTTGTTGTCCTCAGCAGCTTCAAAAGCATGGCAGAATTTTGGCATTATTGTCATATGGATATACAGTGATATGctgatgaatttttttgtccAGCTTATAGATATATCAATGCATTATCATAACTTACTGATTCAAAAAGCCACTTCAAATCAATTCCATAGCCAGATTCATAGTTCCACCATCTCAAATGAAGTTTTTTAGTAGTTTACTATCACATAATTGCTTTTAGGTTGCGCTGATGAAGATTTTGTTATGGTctgtttattttgtattgtGACAAGTACAGTATCAGATAATTGTGTTTTATCACACTGTTTGGTTTAGTTAGTATATTTGATTGAAATTTTGgatgcttgatttttttatttttttttgttcccgATCGGCTGCTTCAGCTTTTGGTTTTCTGGTATGCTTATAGTTTGGTAAATCTTCAGAGCAATGTGTTTAATAAGTGAAGTTACAATAAACAGGTAGACATTTTCAACTCGCAATTGTGTGTACAGTTCACCTCAGAAATCCATGTGCTCACTAAGCAACTTTTTCCATTGGTTATCAATGCAAGTTCCTAAACCTAATAGCCTTTTTGGAGCACTCTACCTTTTCTTCTAGTCTGAACCTGATAATGTTTCTTTTGTCGAAATTTTCTGTACATGCGTTCTGCTCTCAAGTTATGTTATGACTTGTATTTACAACCAGCTGTTGCTATTTTGTTGATCTAGTAGTTTTTTCTGTGATATCAAGGGAGGCACATGATTATTGTCAAgcattatatatgtattcttaaggTGTGATGTTAAATGTTGGGCTCAATTAATCCTTGACAACGGATATGGTGCGCATTGGGCATATTAAGGCCCAAATCGAGTTCTTGTTGGACCTAAATTGagctgatgaaaaaaaattaaagcccCACTTCAAAACAAAGGAAAACGATACGAATTATGGAGGACTTATTTTCTGTAGGAAATAATCTTGTAAATccatttgaatcaaagaaTTTATTCCTATCAATTCGTTGCTATGGGATAAGCTATTCTTGAGATATTCCTgtgttttctatgtttttcctatccaTGTGATTTCGCAATCTTACGtttcaaagatttttttattttttaaatctttttaataaataattttat
This window harbors:
- the LOC107305020 gene encoding uncharacterized protein LOC107305020 isoform X4 — its product is MDGRNGASSPAPQIRFGPPGGVNPTFFAPSLAEGPRRRHHLSSDCGCGGGRTVPNQKFLSMDDLLECKRQIEKSNAAGTSRDEDKQERLVQEIEVLMEDDKKSDQAQQFMEKERGSRWRGSAGYCCSRLYPSMYMLR
- the LOC107305020 gene encoding uncharacterized protein LOC107305020 isoform X1; translation: MDGRNGASSPAPQIRFGPPGGVNPTFFAPSLAEGPRRRHHLSSDCGCGGGRTVPNQKFLSMDDLLECKRQIEKSNAAGTSRDEDKQERLVQEIEVLMEDDKKSDQAQQFMVAIPSFISFLVGDRRRSGAHVGEDPPATAVLGYIHLCTCCAKRMDTTKGLNHLGFSCSDRDCLMNNQTDKKKKKIKPWRASTAQVSRRSKPSSVGSDGNAHNEANKKDDGDDWESYICVAIA
- the LOC107305020 gene encoding uncharacterized protein LOC107305020 isoform X3 — translated: MDGRNGASSPAPQIRFGPPGGVNPTFFAPSLAEGPRRRHHLSSDCGCGGGRTVPNQKFLSMDDLLECKRQIEKSNAAGTSRDEDKQERLVQEIEVLMEDDKKSDQAQQFMVAIPSFISFLVGDRRRSGAHVGEDPPATAVLGYIHLCTCCAKRMDTTKLQ
- the LOC107305020 gene encoding uncharacterized protein LOC107305020 isoform X2, which codes for MDGRNGASSPAPQIRFGPPGGVNPTFFAPSLAEGPRRRHHLSSDCGCGGGRTVPNQKFLSMDDLLECKRQIEKSNAAGTSRDEDKQERLVQEIEVLMEDDKKSDQAQQFMVAIPSFISFLVGDRRRSGAHVGEDPPATAVLGYIHLCTCCAKRMDTTKFMQKQ